The stretch of DNA CCAGCAGCTGGCTGGTGCGTGCGACCGCGTTGTTCACCCCGGACGCGATGCCCGACTGTTCCACCGGGACCGATCCGAGCACGGCCGCGGTGAGCGGCGCGACCATGGCGGACAGTCCGAGTCCGAACACGACGACACCGGGAAGCACGACCGTCCAATAGCTCGCGTCCGGCCCGATCCGCGTCATCAACAGCAGCCCGGCCGCTGCGAGGGCGGGCCCGGCGGTCATCGGCAGTCGCGGGCCGTGGGTCTGGGCGTAGCTGCCGGCGCGGGAGGAGAACGCCAGCATCGCCAGCGTGATCGGGATGGTGGCGAGCCCGGCTTCGAGCGGCGAGTACCCGGCCACCAACTGCAACTGCAGAACCAGCAGGAAGAAGACGCCGCCGAGCGCGGCGTACACGGCGAGCGTCACCAGGTTCGCCGCCACGAACATGCGCGACGCGAACAGGCTCGGCGGCACCAGCGCGTTCGGTGAACGCACTTCCACGACGACGAACGCGATCAGCACGACGGCGCCCACCACCCCGGCGATCAGGTTCATCTCGATCAGGCCGTAGGTGAGCGCGCCCAGGCCGATCACCGCACACGCCGAACCGAGGACGTCGAGGTGATCGGGTGGATGTGGGTCCCGGCTCTCCGGGACGTGCCGCATCGACGCCCACACGACGAGCGCGGCGAGCGGCAGGTTGAGCAGGAACACCGACCGCCAGCCGGCCACCTCCACGAGCCAGCCGCCCAGCAGGGGTCCGATCGCTCCCGCCACCCCGCCGAGCCCGGACCACAGTCCGATCGCGGCGCCCCGGTCGTCCTCGTGGATGGACGCCGAGATCAGCGCGAGACTGCCGGGGGTCAGCATCGCGGCCCCGACGCCCTGCAGGATCCGTGCGATCACGAGCAGGGTGATGTCGGGTGCGATGCCACACAGCAGTGATGCCGCCGCGAACCACACGGTCCCCCAGACGAAGACGCGGCGCCTGCCCCAGCGATCCCCGAGCGCCCCGCCCAGCAGGATCAGCGACGCCAGCGCCAGGGTGTAGCCGCTGAGGATCCACTGCAGTCCCGCGACACCCGATCCGAGGTCCTCGCCGATGTGCGGCAGGGCGATGTTCACCACCGTGCCGTCCAGCAGCGCGAGGCTCGAGCCGAGCACGGTGGCGACGACGACCCACCGTCCCCGGCGGGTGCTCAGGCGCAGAACCGTGTCGGTCATGTCCCCATGGTGCGCCGCCCTCCGCGCGGTGCGGCGCTCGTTGCGATTTCTCGCGTCACCTTCGGCATACTCGGGACTACGGCAACGATCCGAACAGCATCTTCTTCACAGTGGCACTGCGGCGGCCCTGCACGTGCGACACTTTCGCCCACGCACCTCGATATACGGAGTACTCATGGACATCATGCGCAAGGTCGCAGTAGGGGCCGTCGCGGTGGCCGGCCTGTCTTTCTTCGCGGCGGGAACGGCCGCTGCAGACCCGGTGCCGGCACCCATGCCGCCGCCGCTTCCGGTGCCCCTGCCGGTCCCGATGCCCGCGGGCACGTATGTCGGCACGACCAACGTCCTCGGCGGCGACCTGATCTGGAAGGGAAAGACGTTCGGGCACGGATGGGTCATGGACAACTTCGGGGTGTTCTTCCCCTACGTCTTCGGCATGACGACCCCGGAACCGGGCGGTTCCCTCGTCACCGATTACAGCCCGTCCGGGCTGCCCTTCCTGACCGACCGGATCACGCCGAGGCCCGACGGGACCTACGAGGGCACCGTCTACGTCAACGGCAACCCCGTGGCCGGGTACGCCCTCCACAAGTAGGGCACTCGGGCGGCTACGCCTTCGACGACGTGAGCGGCTCGGTGGGAATCGCGTTCGGCGCCGCGGGCACGGCACGGCGGGTCGGGATCGCCAGGGTGATGGCTGCGGCGACGAGCGCGACACCGCAACCGATCAGCAGACCGGTCCGGAATCCGCCCTCGGTGGGCAGGGTGTGGCCCGCGACCTGCACGCTCATCTGCGCCAGGACCACGCCGACGACGGCCGCGGACACCGAGGTGCCCACCGAACGCATCAGCGAGTTGACGCTGTTCGCGGACGCCGTCGCGGACTGCGGCACGGCGCTCATCACGAGGGCGGGCATCGCCCCGTAGGCGAGGCCGACGCCTGCGCCGCAGATGCAGGTCACCACCACCAGACCCCACGTCGACCCCATCAGGAGCATCGACGATCCGTAGCCGAGAGCGACGACGAGGCTGCCGACGAGCAGCGTGACCTTCGGTCCGCGGGTGGACGACAGCTTGGCGCCGAACGGGGAGACCGCCATCATCATCAGGCCCGAGGGTGCCATCCACAGACCCATCGCCAGCATCGACTGTCCCAGGCCGTATCCCGTCGACGCGGGCAGCTGCAGCAGTTGCGGAACGATCAGCGACTGCGCGTACATGGCGAAGCCGACGACGACGGACGCCGCGTTGGTCAGCAGCACCTGACGTCCGGCGATGACCCGCAGGTCGACGAGGGGTTCGGGGGTGCGGAGTTCCCACCAGCCCCACGCCGTCAACGCGATGAGCGTGGCCGCGAACAGGCCGAGGGTGGTGCCGCTCGTCCAGCCCCAGTCGGCGCCCTTGGACACGGCGAGCAGCAGGCAGACCAGTCCGGTGCCGAGTCCGACCGCCCCGACGGGATCGAAGCGTCCCCGGGTGCCGTGGACCGGGGTGGCGGGCACGAAGAACCAGAGCAGCACGGCGATCAGCGCGCTGAGTCCGGCGGCTCCCCAGAAGAGCACCCGCCAGCTGGCGTTCTCGGCGACCGTCGCGGCGAGCGGCAGGCCGAGGGCGCCGCCGATGCCCATCGACGAGCTCATCAGGGCGATGGAGGAGTGCAGGCGCTCGGGCGGCAGCAGGTCCCGCAGTGCGCTGATGCCCAGCGGGATCATGCCCACCCCGATGCCCTGCAGTCCCCGGCCGATCACCATCGGGGCCAGGGTTGTCGCGAGTGCGCAGACCACCGAGCCCAGGACGAGCGGCACCGTGCAGATCAGCATCATCCGACGCTTGCCGTAGAGGTCGCCGAGGCGTCCGGTGACCGGGGTGGCCACCGCGCCGGCGAGCAGCGTCGCGGTGATCACCCAGGACGCGTTGGAGGCGGTCGTGTTCAGCAGTCGGGGCAGGTCGCCGATCAGCGGGACCACGAGGGTCTGCATGAGTGCGGCGACGATGCCGGTGAATGCCAGCACGGCGACGAGGCCGCCCGGGCGGACGGCGGGCGTCGGAGTGTCCACACGAATCTCCTCAACTACGCGAAAGACAACGTTGTGCACCATACACATGCTATGTATGGTGCACAACGTATGTACTCTGCATATTCGCTCACGGGGAGCGGGTGCGGAGATAGGCGACGGCAACCCCGCACGCGAGCACGGCGCTCACCGACACCCCCGTCGATACCCACGAGTCCGGCCACGACGGGACCCGCGATTGGGTGAGCGGCGCGTACGCCGTCCACCCGAAATCCACGACCAGCGGAACGGACAGCGCGGCCGGCGCGGCCAGCGACGCCGCGGTCACGGGTTCGCTCGCCGGGACGCTCGACGCGAAGGTGTACGTGGCCGCGAAGGGGAGGAGGAACCACGTTGCACCGAGATGCACGTCGTCCCACGGGGGGTGCTCGAACACCGCGGAGGCGGCGACGAGTACGAGTGCCCCGATCCCGAACAACGGCTGCGGGAATCGGCGTCCGAGCGCGGCGCCCGCGAGCACGAGCGCCGCGGGAACGAGCAGCCACGGCCAGGGGTCCGGGTACGACGACAGACTGCCGCCCCCGACGGCGACGAACGCCATCGCGGCGAGCAACAGGACCCCGGTGCGGCCCTCGAGCCACAGCGCGGCGGCGATCACCACCACGACCAGGACGATTCCGAACAGCCACCGGCCCTGCATCGCACCGCCGACGCCCAGGTTCCACACCCGACGGACGAACCACCAGTACAGCGCCAGCCCGACCAGAGGTAGACCGATCCCGGCGACGAGGGCCCGTCCGCTCACGGCGAGGTCCGTCGGGTCGCCGAAGTCGCCGGACGCCAGCGCGGCGGCCAGGACCACCGCGGTGAGCGCGAGGACGGTCAGAGCGGCCAGGTCGGGTTCGTACGCAGATCCGGGCACATAGTCCGCATAACGCCGCGGCGTCGAGGACCACGTCCGGACGTGGCCGACGGGTTCGGCGAGCAGGAGTCCGGCAACCACGCCCGCCGCGAGCGCGGTCTGCAACCACGTCCGGTCGGCGGTGGCGCACAGGCCGACGAGACCGCCGAGGAGAAGACCCGCGCCGAGTCCGCCGACGTACGTCTCGAACGGCCACGACCCACCCGACAGTGTGAAGCCCAGCAGCGCGAGGCCGGCGAACGACGCCACGGACAGGTTTCGCCGGGACCGGACGCGGGCGGCGACGAAGACCGCGACGATCGCCGCAACGGTCCCGCGTGCAGCGGGCCCCGAAGAGAACATGTCCAGGTTGTTGTACGTCACGAACACGAGCTCGCCGGAGACGCTGGACGTCAACGCAATTCCCGTGACGAACCCGCTTAGCAGCAGGCACACGTGCGAGATCCGGAAAGTCATCCCCCGAGCATCGCGCACGGGCGCCGGCCTTGAAGTGACCGACGCGCAGGAGAAGGCTGGATGTCGTCGCGGTGGTTCTCGGCAGAGAAGGGGTGGTCCGTGTGGTCATCGACAACGACGTCTACGACCGGGTGGGGGAGTCGTGGTGGGAGGAGGACAACCCGCTCAACCTGCTGCACGGAAGCCTGACGCCGGGACGATTCGCCTACTTCCGCACGGTGCTCGGCCAGACGATCGGTCGGAACTATCGCGGCCTGCGCGCCCTCGACGTCGGTTCCGGTGGCGGGTTCCTCGCGGAGGAGTTCACCCGCATCGGGTTCCGGGTGACGGGCATCGATCCGTCCCGGGTGTCGATCGACACCGCGCGCCGTCACGCCGCCCGCGCGGAACTCGACATCGAGTACCGCATCGGGTCGGGCGAGCGACTTCCGGTGCCGGACTCCACGTTCGACGTCGTCTACTGCTGCGACGTCCTCGAGCACGTGTCGGATCTGAGCGCGGTGATCGCCGAGACGTCCCGCGTGCTGAAACCCGGGGGACTGTATCTGTTCGACACCATCAACCGCACGTTCGCCAGCAAGCTCGTCGCCATCAAGATCATGCAGGAGTGGCGGATGACCCGGATGTTCGACACCCCCATTCACGACTGGTCCATGTGTATCCGTCCCGCGGAGCTGACGGCGCTCATGGAGCACCGCGACCTGCGGCTCGGCGAGATCGTCGGGCTCGGGCCGCGGTCGAGGAACCCGCTGCGGCTGCTCGATCTCGCCCGGGCGGGCGGAACCCGGCTCAGTTACGGCGAGTTGAGCCGCCGCCTCGACTTCGGGCAGATTCGAAGCACCGCCATCTCCTACATGGGATACGCCGTCAAGAACGGCGAAAGCCCGCCGCGACTACGCGACGGGCTCCCGGACGGGCGCGATCAGCTGTAGTCGTAGAAGCCCTTGCCGCTCTTCTTGCCGAGGTGCCCGGCATCCACCTTGCGCTTGAGCAGCGTCGGGGGAGCGTAGTGCGGCTCGGCGAACTCCGCGTACAGCGACTCCGCGGCGGCGAGCGTGATGTCGAGACCGACGGTGTCGATCAGCGTCAGCGGACCCATCGGGTAACCGCAGCCGCCCTTCATGGCCTCGTCGATGTCCTCGGCGGTGGCGTACCCCGACTCGAGCATCCGGACCGCCGACGTGAGGTACGGGATGAGCAGCGCGTTCACGATGAATCCCGCGCGGTCACCGGCCCGCACCGTCTTCTTGCGCAGCGTGTTCTTCGCGTAGTCGGTGACCGCGGTGACGGTCTCCTCCGACGTGACGAGGCTGACCACGATCTCCACCAGCGGCATCACCGGCACCGGGTTGAAGAAGTGAACACCCACGACCTGCCCGGGACGCTGCGTGGCGTTGGCCATCTTGATCAGCGGAATGGACGACGTGTTGGACGCGAGGATGCCGGACGGCTTCACGACCTTGTCGAGCTTGCCGAAGATGTCGACCTTGAGGGACTCGATCTCCGGCGCCGCCTCGATGACGAGGTCGCGGTCGGCGAAGTCGTCGATGTCGAGGGTGACCCGCACCCGGGCGAGCGCGGCGTCCGCGGCCTCCTGGTCGAGCTTGCCCGCCTTGACCCCGCGGGCGAGGGACTTCTCGATCCGGGCCTGCGCGGCCTCGGCGAACTCCGGCTTCGTCTCGAGGATGAGAACCGAGCTGCCGGCCTTGATGCATACCTCGGCGATGCCGGCACCCATGGTGCCGCCGCCGATCACGCCTACTAGTTCCACAAATTCTCCTCACGTAGCCGTGCGCCTTTTTGGTAGCGGCAGCTACCAGAAAGGCGCACGGGCGGCGAAGCCGCCTACTTCAACAGTGCACGCGACATCACGACGCGCTGGATCTGGTTCGTGCCTTCGTAGATCTGTGTGATCTTCGCATCACGCATCATCCGCTCGACAGGGAAGTCCGTCGTGTAGCCGGCGCCGCCGAACAGCTGGACGGCGTCGGTGGTGACCTCCATCGCGACGTCGGAGGCGAAGCACTTGGCGGCCGCGGAGATGAAACCGAGGTTCTTCTCGCCGCGCTCGGCGCGGGCCGCGGACGTGTACACCATGAGGCGCGCGGCCTCGACCTTCATCGCCATGTCGGCGAGCATGAACTGCACGGCCTGGAAGTCGCTGATCGACTTGCCGAACTGCTTGCGGTCCTTGGTGTACGCGAGGGCGGCGTCGAGCGCGCCCTGCGCGAGGCCGACCGCCTGCGCGCCGATGGTGGGACGGGTGTGATCGAGGGTCTGCAGCGCCGTCTTGAAACCGGTACCGGGCTCGCCGATGATGCGGTCGCCGGGGATCTTGCAGTTCTCGAAGTACAGCTCGGCGGTGGGCGAACCCTTGATGCCGAGCTTCTTCTCCTTCGGTCCGACGACGAATCCTTCGTCGTCCTTGTGGACCATGAACGCGGAGATGCCGTTGGCGCCCTTGTCGGCGTCGGTGACGGCCATGACGGTGTACCAGCTGGACTTGCCACCGTTGGTGATCCAGCACTTGGACCCGTTGAGGATCCAGTCGTCGCCGTCGGCCTTGGCGCGGGTGCGCATGCTCGCGGCGTCCGAACCGGCTTCGCGCTCGGACAGCGCGTACGACGCCATCGCCTCGCCGGACGCGAGCTGCGGCAGGACCTGCTGCTTGAGTTCCTCGGAGCCGTTGAGGATGAGGCCCATGGTGCCGAGCTTGTTGACGGCGGGGATCAGCGAGGAGGAGCCGCAGACGCGGGCGACCTCTTCGATGACGATGCAGGTGGCGACGGAGTCGGCGCCCTGGCCGTCGTACTGCTCGGGGACGTGGATGGCGTTGAAGCCGGAGTTCACGAGGGCCTGCAGCGCCTCTTCGGGGAAGCGCGAATCCTCGTCGACTTCCTTCGCGTAGGGTGCGATCTCCTTCTCGGAGAGCGCGCGGATCGCGGACCGCAGTTCGTCGTGCTCGTCACCGAGCTTGAACAGATCGAAGTCCGGATTTCCGGCCATGGGGCGCTCCTTGCTGAGTCTCGACGGCACCGAGTCTGAGCGGCACTCCGTGCCAGGTTCTTTTCCGTTCAGGTGGGCCGCAACGTTCGTGGTCGGCAAACTACTGCCACTAGAGAGCAGTCAACCACGGCACTGAGTGCCAGTCAAGGGTGGGTGTCGTCACCCTCGGCCGCTCAGCTCCGGCGCCGGGACAACTGCGTCCGGATGCGCCCGGTGATCTCCTCCACGGGAGTTCCCGGCGGGTACGAGACCACGAGCACGGCGTCCTCTTCCTGCGTGGACGTCCCCGGCGCGACGCCGAACGTCCGGCGCACGTCGAGCAGGGCCCGCCCCAGTTCCTCGGCGGTGGCGTCCGGGTCGCCCTTGATCATGTTCCGGAGCAGAAAGTTGTGGCACGCGGTGACAGCGGCCGCGAATCCGATCACCTTCAGCACCGGTTGCGTGGGCACGACGCCGCGCAGGTAGTCGACGAACAACCGCTCGTAGCGGACGCCGGTGACGATCTCCCGGTCGCGGAGGGCGGGAACCCGCTGCACCACCTGGTACCGGCGCATCGACAGCTCCCGGTTCTCCCGGAACCTGTCGAAGACCAGGCCCGCCGTCTTGCAGACCGTCGCCCACGGGTCGTCGGTTTCGGTGGTCAGACAGTCCTCTGCCTGCTGCAACAGTGATTCGTGATCGGCGAAGATCACGTCCTCCTTGGAGCGGAACTGGCGGAAGAACGTCCGCCGGGACACCCCGGCGGCCGACGCGATCTGCTCGACGGTCGTCGCCTCGTAGCCGTTCTCGGAGAACAGCCGGATGGCCTGCGCCACCACGTGGACGCGGAAGTCCGCGGGATCGATGCCGGGGGTGTCGACGCGCTCGGTCATGGGGCCCAGTATCCATCGGCGGCATTGGACCCGCAGTGCCCTGGACCCGGAACGTCGCGCGGGCGGATACTCGAAAGAGTGCGTCCGTCCTGGTAGGGCGGGGTGAGGTCGAGTTCGAGTGTGCCCTGGGCAAGATGAAGGACCCGTTCCGGGGGCGGGGGATACGCGCCGCCCCGGGGACCTGCGCGTCCCGGGGCAGCACTCGACCGGTTCCGCCCCGGGCGGCGGCGAACCGATTCCGCTGTCGGCAGCGCAGCGGGCCACGTGGTTCGCGCAGCAACTGGAACCGCGGGTCCCGATCTTCATCGCCCAGTACGTCGAGTTCTCCGGTGCGCTGGACATGGACCTGTTGCGGCAGGAGACGGTGGAGGCGGCCCGCGAATTCGAATCGCCGTTCCTCAAGGTCTACGACGTCGACGGACGCCCGCTGCAGTACGTGGACCATCGGACGGACACGTCGATCGCGTACGTCGACTTCCGCACCGACGCGGATCCGGCGGCGGCGGCGCACGAATGGATGGAGCGTGACTACGTCACGCCGATCGACCTGAGCGTCGACCGGCTGGTGGAGACGTCGATCCTGCAGACCGGTGACACGCACTTCCTGTGGTACAGCAGGATTCACCACGTCGCCCTCGACGGCTACGGCGCGATGACGATGCTGCGCCGCATCGCGCATCGGTACT from Rhodococcus opacus B4 encodes:
- a CDS encoding acyl-CoA dehydrogenase gives rise to the protein MAGNPDFDLFKLGDEHDELRSAIRALSEKEIAPYAKEVDEDSRFPEEALQALVNSGFNAIHVPEQYDGQGADSVATCIVIEEVARVCGSSSLIPAVNKLGTMGLILNGSEELKQQVLPQLASGEAMASYALSEREAGSDAASMRTRAKADGDDWILNGSKCWITNGGKSSWYTVMAVTDADKGANGISAFMVHKDDEGFVVGPKEKKLGIKGSPTAELYFENCKIPGDRIIGEPGTGFKTALQTLDHTRPTIGAQAVGLAQGALDAALAYTKDRKQFGKSISDFQAVQFMLADMAMKVEAARLMVYTSAARAERGEKNLGFISAAAKCFASDVAMEVTTDAVQLFGGAGYTTDFPVERMMRDAKITQIYEGTNQIQRVVMSRALLK
- the ubiG gene encoding bifunctional 2-polyprenyl-6-hydroxyphenol methylase/3-demethylubiquinol 3-O-methyltransferase UbiG; this translates as MVRVVIDNDVYDRVGESWWEEDNPLNLLHGSLTPGRFAYFRTVLGQTIGRNYRGLRALDVGSGGGFLAEEFTRIGFRVTGIDPSRVSIDTARRHAARAELDIEYRIGSGERLPVPDSTFDVVYCCDVLEHVSDLSAVIAETSRVLKPGGLYLFDTINRTFASKLVAIKIMQEWRMTRMFDTPIHDWSMCIRPAELTALMEHRDLRLGEIVGLGPRSRNPLRLLDLARAGGTRLSYGELSRRLDFGQIRSTAISYMGYAVKNGESPPRLRDGLPDGRDQL
- a CDS encoding TetR family transcriptional regulator, with the translated sequence MTERVDTPGIDPADFRVHVVAQAIRLFSENGYEATTVEQIASAAGVSRRTFFRQFRSKEDVIFADHESLLQQAEDCLTTETDDPWATVCKTAGLVFDRFRENRELSMRRYQVVQRVPALRDREIVTGVRYERLFVDYLRGVVPTQPVLKVIGFAAAVTACHNFLLRNMIKGDPDATAEELGRALLDVRRTFGVAPGTSTQEEDAVLVVSYPPGTPVEEITGRIRTQLSRRRS
- a CDS encoding MFS transporter; amino-acid sequence: MTDTVLRLSTRRGRWVVVATVLGSSLALLDGTVVNIALPHIGEDLGSGVAGLQWILSGYTLALASLILLGGALGDRWGRRRVFVWGTVWFAAASLLCGIAPDITLLVIARILQGVGAAMLTPGSLALISASIHEDDRGAAIGLWSGLGGVAGAIGPLLGGWLVEVAGWRSVFLLNLPLAALVVWASMRHVPESRDPHPPDHLDVLGSACAVIGLGALTYGLIEMNLIAGVVGAVVLIAFVVVEVRSPNALVPPSLFASRMFVAANLVTLAVYAALGGVFFLLVLQLQLVAGYSPLEAGLATIPITLAMLAFSSRAGSYAQTHGPRLPMTAGPALAAAGLLLMTRIGPDASYWTVVLPGVVVFGLGLSAMVAPLTAAVLGSVPVEQSGIASGVNNAVARTSQLLAVAALPGIAGIDAESMLDPAGFSDGFRIAMFVCIALLLVGAAIAAALIRAPAPAPAPHGPAPHGPIPLGPIPESVACKPHCDVTGPAVQPMPARSSTPPPQG
- a CDS encoding 3-hydroxybutyryl-CoA dehydrogenase, producing the protein MELVGVIGGGTMGAGIAEVCIKAGSSVLILETKPEFAEAAQARIEKSLARGVKAGKLDQEAADAALARVRVTLDIDDFADRDLVIEAAPEIESLKVDIFGKLDKVVKPSGILASNTSSIPLIKMANATQRPGQVVGVHFFNPVPVMPLVEIVVSLVTSEETVTAVTDYAKNTLRKKTVRAGDRAGFIVNALLIPYLTSAVRMLESGYATAEDIDEAMKGGCGYPMGPLTLIDTVGLDITLAAAESLYAEFAEPHYAPPTLLKRKVDAGHLGKKSGKGFYDYS
- a CDS encoding MFS transporter; translated protein: MDTPTPAVRPGGLVAVLAFTGIVAALMQTLVVPLIGDLPRLLNTTASNASWVITATLLAGAVATPVTGRLGDLYGKRRMMLICTVPLVLGSVVCALATTLAPMVIGRGLQGIGVGMIPLGISALRDLLPPERLHSSIALMSSSMGIGGALGLPLAATVAENASWRVLFWGAAGLSALIAVLLWFFVPATPVHGTRGRFDPVGAVGLGTGLVCLLLAVSKGADWGWTSGTTLGLFAATLIALTAWGWWELRTPEPLVDLRVIAGRQVLLTNAASVVVGFAMYAQSLIVPQLLQLPASTGYGLGQSMLAMGLWMAPSGLMMMAVSPFGAKLSSTRGPKVTLLVGSLVVALGYGSSMLLMGSTWGLVVVTCICGAGVGLAYGAMPALVMSAVPQSATASANSVNSLMRSVGTSVSAAVVGVVLAQMSVQVAGHTLPTEGGFRTGLLIGCGVALVAAAITLAIPTRRAVPAAPNAIPTEPLTSSKA